The segment GGGCCACGGCAAGCCCTATCTCTCTCCGGTGGATGGCTCCCAACTGGGGCTGCTGCCCATGATCGATCTGTCCACCGCCACGCACGCGGTGGCCTCCGCGGCCGCCGAGGCCGAGGAGTGGGCCCGGGTGGACCTCGACACGCGCAAGGCACGTGTGAGCGCCTGCCTGGATCTGCTGCACGAGAACCATGAGCTGCTCGCCCTGCTTCTCACGTGGGAGATTGGCAAGCCCGTTCCCCAGTCGCGCGTCAGCGTGGAACGGTGCATCTCCGGCGTGAAGTGGTACGTGGAGAACATCGAGTCGATGATGGAGGGCCGCGAGCCGCTCGGGCTCATCTCCAACATCGCCTCGTGGAACTACCCCATGTCGGTGTTGATGCACGCCGCGCTGGTCCAGGCGCTCGCGGGCAACGCCGTCATCGCCAAGTCGCCCACCGATGGAGGCCTCCTGTCCCTCACCCTCGCGATGGCCTTCGCCCGCCGCTGCGGGCTTCCGATGTCGCTGGTGAGCGGCTCGGGAGGAAAGCTCAGCGAGGCCCTGGTGAGAGATCCCCACATCGCCTGTCTGTCCTTCGTGGGCGGCAAGGTCAACGGGCGCGACATCGCGGCGAGTCTCTACGACCGCAAGAAGCGCTACATGCTGGAGATGGAGGGAGTCAACGCCTACGGCATCTGGCGCTTCAGCGACTGGAACCAACTGGCGAAGCAGCTCAAGAAGGGCTTCGAGTATGGCAAGCAGCGCTGCACGGCCTACCCCCGGTTCGTGGTGGAGCGCGGCCTGGTGCCCCGCTTCCTCGAGATGTACCTGCCGATGCTCACGTCATTGAAGGTGGGCCACCCGCTGCTCGGCGAGACACGGGCGGCCGAGCCCCCCTCGGTGGATTTCGGTCCGCTCATCAACAGCGGGAAGGTCGAGGAGCTGCACGCCATGATGAGCGAGGCCGAGGCCAAGGGGGCCATTCCCCTGTACAAGGGCCGGCTGGAGCCGAACCTGTTCCTGCCGAACCAGGACGTGTCGGCCTACCTCGGTCCCTGCGCCTTCCTCCACGTGCCGAGGAACTGCCGCCTCTATCACAACGAGCCGTTTGGCCCGGTGGACTCCATCGTCGTCGTGGACACGGAGGAGGAGCTCGTCACGGAGATGAACGTCTCCAACGGAGCGCTCGTGGCCTCGCTCGCCTGCGATGAGCCGGAGACGGCCCGGCGCATCGCCTCGGAGCTGCGCGCCTTCAAGGTGGGCATCAACACCACCCGCTCCCGCGGCGACCGGGAGGAGTCCTTCGGTGGCATCGGCCAGTCCTGGCAGGGCTGCTTCGTGGGAGGCGCCTACCTGGTGCAGGCCGTGACGGAGGGCCCCCCTGGTGAGCGCCTCTTCGGCAACTTCCCTGACTACACCCTGCTGCCGGAGAAGCGGTAACGGTGCGCCAAGGGCTCCTAGGGGCCCCAATTTGAGCACACTGCGTCAAAGACCTACCCCGGCTTCACCCTGAGCGGACATTCCTCACCGTGAAGCCGTTTACACCCAGCGGGGATACGTCTAGATGGCGCGGGAGAATGACTGGAATCAAGCGGGATAGCTCAGAGGACATCATCAAGGACATGGCTCGCGATGCCCGCGTCTCCCATGCGCGGGTGTCGCGAGTCATGCGCATCTGGAGCGTGTGGGGGCTCGCCGTCCTGCTCACGGCCGCGCCAGCACTCGCGCAGAGGACGACGGCCGCCCTCCGGGTCAGCCTCAGCGCGCAGCGCGGACCAACCACCGGTGCGACCGTGCTCGCGGTCAACACCCACAGCGGCTTCGCGACGAAGGGGATCGCGCGCGCGGATGGCTCCTTCTTCCTGACCGGCCTGGAGCCCGGCGAGTATGTCATCACCGTCACCCAGCCCGGCGGCAAGGAGGTCTACCGGACGGTCACCGTCCAGGTCGGCCAGACGGTGGACCTGAACATCAACGTCGATGAGGAGGCGGCGCTCGATCTCGGCCAGGGCGAGACCTTGATCGTTCAAGGCAAGACCCCCGAGAGCTCGACCTCCGAGGTCGCCACCAACGTCAGCCGCGAACAGATCGCGAACCTGCCCCAGAGCAACCGCAACTTCCTCAACTTCGCGGCCCTCGCGCCCGGCGTTCGCGTTTCCAACGATGAGTTCAACAAGAACTTCTCGTCTGGTGCGCTCGAGGCACGCAGCACCAACGTGTTCGTGGACGGCGTGAGTCTCAAGAACAACGTCATCCAAGGCGGGGTCGTCGGTCAGGACTCGAGCCGCGGAAACCCCTTCCCCCAGCTCGCGGTGAGCGGGTTCCGCGTGATCACGCAGAACTACAAGGCCGAGTACGAGCAGGCCAACTCCGCGATCATCTCCGCGATCACGCGCTCGGGCGGCAACGAGTTCCATGGCGACCTCCTCTTCAACTTCCAGAACCAGGCGCTGATGGCCCGGGATTACTTCGCCGTGCAGCGTGGCGAGCTGAATCGGCCCGAGGAGCTGCGCTCCCAGTTCGGAGCGGCGCTGGGGGGCCCCGTGGTGAAGGACAAGCTGCACTTCTTCGTGACCTATGAGGGCAACGTGCAGAACCGCGTGAACGCGGTGACGCTCGGCAATCCGACGGAGGAAAACCTGAGCCGGTTCGGTCAGTTCCAGGGCAGCTTCACCAGTCCCTTCCGGGAGCACCTCGGCTTCGCGAA is part of the Cystobacter ferrugineus genome and harbors:
- a CDS encoding aldehyde dehydrogenase family protein; this translates as MPKSLIASAEWSLLLSRLRALAPEAFDSQGRVLNLVAREWGNPGHGKPYLSPVDGSQLGLLPMIDLSTATHAVASAAAEAEEWARVDLDTRKARVSACLDLLHENHELLALLLTWEIGKPVPQSRVSVERCISGVKWYVENIESMMEGREPLGLISNIASWNYPMSVLMHAALVQALAGNAVIAKSPTDGGLLSLTLAMAFARRCGLPMSLVSGSGGKLSEALVRDPHIACLSFVGGKVNGRDIAASLYDRKKRYMLEMEGVNAYGIWRFSDWNQLAKQLKKGFEYGKQRCTAYPRFVVERGLVPRFLEMYLPMLTSLKVGHPLLGETRAAEPPSVDFGPLINSGKVEELHAMMSEAEAKGAIPLYKGRLEPNLFLPNQDVSAYLGPCAFLHVPRNCRLYHNEPFGPVDSIVVVDTEEELVTEMNVSNGALVASLACDEPETARRIASELRAFKVGINTTRSRGDREESFGGIGQSWQGCFVGGAYLVQAVTEGPPGERLFGNFPDYTLLPEKR